The following coding sequences lie in one Littorina saxatilis isolate snail1 unplaced genomic scaffold, US_GU_Lsax_2.0 scaffold_886, whole genome shotgun sequence genomic window:
- the LOC138955585 gene encoding uncharacterized protein produces the protein MPPVRTRAVPKRFADAPVNARGRPAKRGRQRGASTSTTAEGAAEAAPASTVLSDQRLAAGFEVVMALLQAMQQTNIQLAARMEAVEKAQAAPTAMDGSPAGVAQPGPSNSEQHQDTVVHNVLSTVLRRVTGEPGVTHVPVDLHIPDKLKHAIWQGQFVEFADLLHQDADPEYTLSVDTSGQPSLTLAQKSKQKKLSFTKWGEAWNLFQHVLTQQPSQTCAQTGFAKHYEVVSSLFHKGHDWDFYDRSFRTMLEKGLVQ, from the coding sequence ATGCCTCCGGTGAGAACTAGAGCGGTGCCTAAGCGCTTTGCAGATGCGCCAGTTAATGCCCGTGGACGACCAGCCAAGCGAGGAAGGCAGAGAGGTGCGTCCACAAGCACCACAGCTGAGGGGGCCGCAGAGGCTGCACCAGCCTCCACTGTCCTGTCCGATCAACGCTTGGCAGCAGGTTTCGAGGTGGTGATGGCACTGCTTCAAGCCATGCAACAGACAAACATTCAGCTGGCGGCTCGTATGGAGGCGGTGGAGAAGGCACAGGCGGCACCCACAGCAATGGATGGATCCCCTGCAGGAGTCGCACAGCCTGGTCCGTCCAACAGTGAACAACACCAGGACACTGTGGTGCACAATGTGCTCAGCACTGTCCTCCGGAGGGTAACAGGTGAGCCTGGGGTGACCCATGTCCCAGTGGACTTGCACATTCCTGATAAATTGAAGCATGCGatttggcaaggccagtttgtGGAGTTTGCGGATTTGCTCCACCAGGACGCTGACCCAGAGTACACACTGTCCGTGGACACCTCAGGCCAACCAAGCCTCACCCTAGCCCAAAAATCCAAGCAGAAGAAATTGTCCTTTACAAAATGGGGTGAGGCCTGGAACCTTTTTCAGCATGTTTTGACGCAGCAGCCCAGCCAGACCTGTGCACAGACTGGTTTCGCTAAACACTACGAAGTGGTCTCCAGTCTGTTCCACAAGGGACATGACTGGGACTTCTATGACAGAAGTTTTAGAACCATGCTAGAAAAGGGGCTTGTGCAGTAG